The sequence TACCGTAGCAAGAGTCTTCATTGAAAACTTAATTACGCTTCATGGAATGTTAGTCTCCATTGTCAGTGATCAGGATCCAGCGTTCACTAGTCACTTCTAGAAAGAATTGTTTCGCTTACAGGGAACCCGGCTTCAAATGAGTTCATTCTATCATTCACGATCTAATGGCCAAACAAAGTCCTAAATCGATGTCTCGAGAACTACCTTTAATGCTTCACAAGCATGAGACCCAAGGAGTGGGTCAGGTGGCTTCCTTGGGCTGAATGGTGTTACAACACCACCTATCATTTAGCAATACAGATGACTCCTTATGAGGTGGTGTATGGTGTATCACCACCAAACTTGCCCGCCTACATTTTTGGAACTACCAGGGTTCCTAAATAGAGATTAGGTTTTAAAACCACTCAAGGAGCATTTAAAATTAGCACAAGAACGAATGAAGAAGTATGCCAATCGCCACCAAACACAGAGAGAATTCTCAGTTGGAGATTGGGTCTACCTCATATTACAGCCTTATTGTCAAACTTTCTTAGCGGTAAGGTCTCTCAAAATATTGGGTCATTATTTCAGACCATATCAAGTTCTATGGTGAATCGGACCGATCGCATACAAACTCAACCTTTCCCTTGGCTGCAAGATCCATCCTGTGTTCTACGTCTCATGCCTTAAGAAAAAGAGTTAGGGAAGAAAATTCAGTCATCCAATGTGTTGGTGCCCCTTACTAAAGAAGGCATCCTACAACCCCTACCACAAGCAATCCTTGATTGTAGGATGGTTAACCGTAGGAACCAAGCTATTACTGGAGTCCTGATTCAATGGCAGAGTGCACCCATAGAAGATGCAACATGGGAGAAGTACCAGTCCATCATTGATTGTTTCCCGGACGGACCTTCACCTTAAGCAGAAGGTGGGTGCAAGGGGGGAAGAGTGATGCGTGCCAAGTAAATGGAGTTGCATGAGAACCCATGATTGGTAATGGGTTGTGGGGTTACTTATCTAGTAGTGGGTAGTGGGGTTAGTTATCCAGTAGTGTGTAGTGGAGTAGTTACCTAATAGTGGGGAGAATGGTCCTTGTAGCATGTAGGTAGTTATGGTGATGTGGCCTATGGGCTATGAATTGTATTAAATAAACCTTGTTAATGGAAGTGTAGGCAGAAATTTTCTTCCAAAAACATTTCTCTTATGAGATTTAGGAGGCATGATCCTCCTCTAAGCGGATCAACCCAACGTCTTCTTTGATCTTTCAAAAATTGTTGAGGGAGAAAAGTCAGACATAACATGTTATCATTCAGATTCCATTATCACTAACCTTTCTTGATTGACCTATTTGTTCTTTTCTTGGTAAGTAACCTGTAACCTAACTGTTCCTTTTCTAATTCATCAATAACCTCTATTAGGGGTCGAAATGGGCTGGGTTCCAAATCGGCCACATTCACACTGTTCATTAGTTGAGCCTACAAGTAACACGGTATGCCAAGCCGGAGACGTTCATTATCAATCCTGAAATTGAGGCTCGGGGGCCAACATGTAACGGCCATAACCAGGCCTGGAACCTTGGCTCAGGCCAGGCTTTGATAGAAAAAGTTGTCAAACCAGCCCCAGCCAGTTTATTGGTTGGCGAATGATTCACGACCCATGTAATCCATGGGCCAAAGCCCAAAGCCCAACAGGCCAGTCTGGCCATTGACAGCCTTACCTACTACATCTAGGTTGCAACACAAGACAATACCCAATCGAGTTATCGGCTCAAACCCTACCAACTAAAATGGCAGAAATTACTAGGAAAGATCTGGGCATAAAATAACCACAGTAATAGTGAACATAATATTGACATTGTTAAAGAACTTGTGTTGGTGGGCTTGGTTGTATTTAGGCCCAGCTGGCCAAAGGCCCTTTTTTTGTAAATTATCCTTTTATTAATAAAAGAGAGGGGGAGGACACCTAAACGCTAGgacatctccctccctccctctctcttccccCCACAACGTCAACGTCTGATCTCTCTCACATTTTTCCTCCCTACTGCTGGTTTCTACAAAAATAAGATAGTGAGGATCCCTACGGCATCCATTACAAATCAAAGAAATGAATGAGTGTGATTGCGAAGAGTTTGTAATTCATGTAGACATCTTTCAGTTATGTGCAtgatgagataaaaggattgatgAGGGAGAATGTAATGTTATCATAACCTGCTAAACTTCATGCTTGAGAATTGCTTGTTTTCCAATGTGCCAGATAACAATTAGCAAACAAAGAAGAGAACTCTTTGGTGATGAATTTTATCGATAACAGAAAAACCAACCAATAGGCTGACATTACCTGATACATGATACCATTTGGGAGCCGATCCTTGATAACTTCACTGCAAAGTCATAATAGGAAAGaagaaatagtaaaaaaaaaggaGTATTTTCGAAGTCATGAACTAGAACAGAAGATTTTGCTAAACCAAATTGTACCTATCTATCATGTCTGGATGCAAGTCATTGTCTGGCTGTAGAGTATCCCtacaaatttaaaaaagaaaaattaaaaaaaataaaaataaaaaatgaagggaaacaaaagaaaattagaaGACATGAGATTAAGAACCCATTGTTTGGCATGCACAAACATCAATAAGAGTGCTATGGAATGAGCTTTTCTCATATTACCCTGTGGCCTTCAATGAGGGGCATTTGCGCTTGTTGTGATCGCGCCTCTTGCAAATGCTGCAGCTCTTGGTACCCTTCCGTCGCTTCTCTGACCTGCTCTTACCACTTTCATTAGAAGGGAATCCACCTCTGTCCATGTCTTCATGTCCATGCAGAGTTGTTTGGCTATTGGAATGGCCAGTGCAGTTCCCTTCCCCAATATTGCCTTCTTGAATACTTCCAGTCAATGGAGTATTGAGCTGTCCGTTTTTTGCTTCAGTTTGTTTGCCTTCAATAATATCTTTCCAACACTTCTCTATGGCAGAGGTTGTCATATTGTTATCTTCAAGTGCTTTTGCCCCACGCCTTCCACACTTCGTCGGAGACATTAAGTCATGGTTATGACGCTCTTGAAACCTTGTAACCTCCCAACTATCCTCCACAGGACCTCTCCTTCTCTTTACCATAAGATATGCCTGGCATCCTACCCTTGTTTCCACTTGCTCAACTTTGCTTCTATTCTCTTTATTTAGGTATTTATCTCTACGCTTTCCTTGTTTGGAACATACAAATAATCTAGAAATGACTATTCCGTCACGTTTCGATTTTTCCTGACGATCGATTCGCACATTGAAACCAACCCACCTTGCATAATCAATATACCATGCATATGCTTCGTCAGCAGTTCTAAACTGCATACCTAAACGTGGACCTGGATTGTCTGCTGAAGTATCCTCGGGGTTGTCACTTCCATAATCATAGTCAGCTGCTGCACCATCTCCTTTTGTAGGAGCCTCATGCCCTTTAACACTCAGATGATTGCACAAACCATTTTCAATAGCATTGGACTCCGTGAGTGAGGAAGACATATGAACCCCACGAAAATGTGCACCCGAACGACCCCTCTTCCTATGCGATCGAAGGGAATGCGTTTTATCTGGAGATACTAAATCATGGTTATGATGCTCCCGAAATCTTGTAACCACCCAAAACTCCTCCAGAGtacctctcttccttctctttacCATGAGATATGCCTCGCAACCTACCCTTGTGTGTGCTTGCTCAGGcttgtctttattttctttatctggGTCTTTATCCCGACGTTTTCCTTCCTTTGAGCATACAAATAGTCTGGAGATAACTTCTCCGTCGCGTTTCGACTTTTCCTGGCGGTCTTTACGCACACTGAAACCCACACGCATTGCATAATCATTGTACCATGTGTATGCCTCATCGGCAGTTTTAAACCGCATACCTACATGAGGAACTGAACTGCCCTCTGAACTTGCACATGGTTCAGCATCCCCTGCTGTATCACTTTCAGGTTCAATGTCTGCTGCCGTATCACTTTCAGGTTCAACGTCCACTGCTGCGTCACTTTCAGGTTCAATGTCCAATGCCGTATCACTTTCAGGTTCGACATCCACTGCTGTATCACTTTCAGGTTCAACATCCGCCGCCATCTCACTATCAGTGTTATCGTTTTCCAAAGTTATATAGTCTACTCCTGTGTCGGCCTGATTATTCATGCAAGGTTGTTCGCTGCCCCACATCCTATGACAGTATCTCCCAAATACATGGAACTTAATAATGCATGTTTACCATCTCTGCTTCTCATGATAGATTAACATCTTGCAATAAAACCCATCATCTTCCTACATAGGCCAGATTAAAAGAAATATGAATTTAAATTACCCAGAAATAAGTGTAGAATATATAAAGCAACAGTCTCAACCATTCAAGGCATTTTCAACTCCCAAACTACCAATTAGTTCATTCTTAAATTCCTCCATTGGTCCTTAGTTGTCATCCTAGCATTTGGATACGTTAGCTCCAACTGAAAAGAAATTTGACAGTAGTTGACATTCCAAGGACAAGGCCAtttcactcattaggtgggccacaacaaacaATCATTGGCATATGGATCAGGATACAAGACATTCTTCCACACACCTGTGCACGCTGCAAGCCATTCTTTAGATGGGCATGTGGTATATAGCGAAGGATCCAAGCTattcatgcatgcacatgtgcgcaAGATCCAAGCCATACAATACATGGGCACCGTCGGTCAATTTCTTCCGATCATCCATCTCTTTTTGCAaatctatggcccacctgatgaaccatCAATGATTCCTAAATTCCTTTTTACAGTCCCAACTTTTCCTGGCCCACcggatgaatggtctagatccacCCCTCAAGTGCCATGTGTCTTGTATTTGGTGGGACCAATTCCAGTAAAAAAAAGGGAATGCTATAATCTCCTGCTAAAAAATGGAAACCCGTTCATTAGAGGCACATAGCATGTAATGcacaatccaagccgttcatgcACACACATGTGTGCACAATCCAAGCTATTCATTAGATGGGCACGTACGTTAGTAAGTACAAAATTTCCACATTCCAGCCATCAAAACAATAAAAACAGCAGTTTGATAAACacatcctttttttctttttttggaaaggtGAGAAACACAtcctatttcttcttcttttttcttcttttttttttaccagCAGTTTGAAAAAATCCATCAGAAGAACATAGATTCTGCATCCTTTTGCTTCCTTTTATTTTTCACCCCAAAGGTTTTTCTTGTTCCTCCATCAAATTGAGAACCCAGCTTAAGAATTGGTTTTGAATACCAGAAAGAAAAGTTTAACAGCAGGGAAATCGAAACAACCAACATTAGCAGTTTCCTAGCATTTTCATGGCTTTGGACCTTAGAAGTAATGCGAGCTATCAAGGGTCACTTCAGGTCTTGGCACTCTGGGGGTGGAGGAAAGATTGGAAAGAAAAGATGGACACTCGCCCTTTGTGCTGTCCTTTGGGCTATTTGGtttgaaataaacaatcaatgttTCTGTAATAGGAAAGGATCGCCTTTAGGAGTTCTATGTAATGTGTTCCAGTTTATTAAAGAGTGGGCTCCTTGATCTCTAGGGCTTTTGGGTGTTTCAGCCATGGGGCTGCCTTGTATTTTCTTAGTTCTCTTTTCtttgtttcattttcttcttctgcttttgtttttcttttggttGTGGCCTAATAAAATTCCTCATCTTcaacaaatataaaataaaataaaattgtggtTCCCAAAGACCCAAAACCTGGGACCTATGGCCCATCCAGTAGACTGGACCCCCTATGCACTTAAAATATAATTTTGagtccattaaaaaaataataataataaatagaaaaaaataaaaataaagtatcaCTTACAGTCTTTAAGATTTTAGTAGTCTTGAAGGGCTGAGAGATAGTAGTGGTTAGTTTTAGACATTGCATCGGTGATGTTCAACATACAACACGGGAGGTTCAAAATTTTAACAAACAGTCCAAATTAGTGGACAAAATCAGATGGACAGGATCATGTAATCACTGTGATTTACAGGCTATGGCCAATGGATATGATAGGCCACATATGAATGGCTCCAATTGCCCTACATGAATTTTTGGGGAGATTTGAGCTGTAACATAGTTGCACGAACAGTGTAGTGAAGCAGCAACAGATTCAGGTGTAGGATGTTCCTAAATGTTGGCAAGCATAGCAGCTAGGAATCTAAAACACAAGCAGGAATGTCATTCCGAAGCATGATTCAAACCAGGTGCAGTATCTGGGTAGAAAGTTCCCACAACTAAGAGATGGACTTCACTCAAAGACCTCGCAATCACCTGAGACGATTGCCGCATCTGCGGTTAACATAGACAAGCAACCATCCCTAGCATATGCCGAGGCAATGCTAGCAAACTAAGCTGTTGGAAGTTGGAATGCAGCCCGAATCATTGAAAGGTCTCTAACATCACAACTGTATAAATAGCAACTGGGGTAGTATCAGCACCATCCACATGGTGGGCCTCCATGTGGACGAGCCACACGACGATCCTAGCCACCCGGCAATTAAGAAATTTCTGCCATTGATATGCAGACCATAGCTCGTTCCGCGTATCTGGAACCACCCCAAGTGCCAATGCACGACAATTTAGAAAATCCAGCCGTTCATCACACACGCTCTGCCTCATGTGCACCATGCCCCGATCATCGGCCGCATGCTCATCAGGGCCATGCGTGTACACTGAAATCAGACCACCAGGCAATTGATTTAAGCCGTCCGTTATCCCATACCAGCTCAAATTCCGGGTGAGAGCATACACGTGCCGTGGCGCACTGGATGAATGACCAAGATCTCACATTTCTGTGTATATGACGGCTGAGATAGTCCAATAGACCTTGATTCCGAGGCTATTGCCCgtccatatggtggcccaccacatcaACGGCCCAGATCAGCCTACCCGTCTGCCACGTGTGCAGCCCATCCATCAAAAGCACAAACCCATCCGAGAAAGCGAGACAGATGGAAAGACAAGAACACAGAAGAATGAAAGAAACCCTAAAATCCAACTTCTGAAAGGGCGAAAGAGGCGACGTATAGAAAGTCGAAACGAGTCGACGTACCTGGACGAGAATTGAAGATTTCCGCTATGGTGGTCTCGCAGAGAAAGAAGGAATTCAGGTATGGTGGTCTCGCAGAGGGACACGGATTTCCGTGCTCCCCACCTCGTCGGGAAGAGGAGACGGACGGCGTTGCGAGGGAAAGACGGAGATGTGGTTGCGCGAGAGAGAAAGCTGAGGATGTGAATTTCATCGGGAAGAGGAACGGGGAAATAGAATTACGCGGCCCGAGGACTTTTGCGCGGTGTGCTCGGGTTTTATGTTCtgacaaatggggcccactgaaagaTATCCGGACCGTTGGTCTGTTGCAACCCACTGTGGATGGGTGGAacatagagttgggcatcgagtcgagtcggaccgagttagggatgACCCGACTTGATTCggtttttgaaataggcctgacccaagcTCAACTCAAATCGGCACTGAGTCCGGCATC is a genomic window of Magnolia sinica isolate HGM2019 chromosome 15, MsV1, whole genome shotgun sequence containing:
- the LOC131228198 gene encoding uncharacterized protein LOC131228198, producing MWGSEQPCMNNQADTGVDYITLENDNTDSEMAADVEPESDTAVDVEPESDTALDIEPESDAAVDVEPESDTAADIEPESDTAGDAEPCASSEGSSVPHVGMRFKTADEAYTWYNDYAMRVGFSVRKDRQEKSKRDGEVISRLFVCSKEGKRRDKDPDKENKDKPEQAHTRVGCEAYLMVKRRKRGTLEEFWVVTRFREHHNHDLVSPDKTHSLRSHRKRGRSGAHFRGVHMSSSLTESNAIENGLCNHLSVKGHEAPTKGDGAAADYDYGSDNPEDTSADNPGPRLGMQFRTADEAYAWYIDYARWVGFNVRIDRQEKSKRDGIVISRLFVCSKQGKRRDKYLNKENRSKVEQVETRVGCQAYLMVKRRRGPVEDSWEVTRFQERHNHDLMSPTKCGRRGAKALEDNNMTTSAIEKCWKDIIEGKQTEAKNGQLNTPLTGSIQEGNIGEGNCTGHSNSQTTLHGHEDMDRGGFPSNESGKSRSEKRRKGTKSCSICKRRDHNKRKCPSLKATGDTLQPDNDLHPDMIDSEVIKDRLPNGIMYQDFVHNRGIYRQPASDIVLGFYFGD